Proteins from one Bifidobacterium sp. ESL0732 genomic window:
- a CDS encoding ABC transporter ATP-binding protein has translation MLLELDHISKIYGDLHAVDDLSLTVPAGQWLAVVGSSGSGKTTLMNIIGCMDSPSKGSVTLEGRELNDLNATQLADVRKNVIGLVFQKFYLVPHLTAVENVMVAQYYHSVVDEKEALEALDHVGLKDRAKHLPSELSGGEQQRVCIARALINHPKLILADEPTGNLDEKNEKIVLDLFRELHEQGTTIIVVTHDALVASCAQREIMLNHGVLVGEQWNDDKAREVYEAEGGKPASTGAQVEGAQQGDAPISFANPTKAAKV, from the coding sequence ATGCTGCTCGAACTTGATCATATTTCGAAGATCTACGGCGACCTTCACGCGGTGGACGACCTCAGCCTCACCGTGCCGGCGGGGCAGTGGCTCGCGGTCGTCGGCTCGTCCGGGTCTGGCAAGACCACGCTGATGAACATCATCGGCTGTATGGATTCGCCATCCAAGGGCTCGGTGACGCTTGAGGGCCGCGAACTCAACGATTTGAACGCGACTCAGTTGGCCGACGTGCGCAAGAACGTCATCGGCCTGGTCTTCCAGAAGTTCTATCTCGTGCCGCATCTGACGGCTGTCGAAAACGTGATGGTGGCACAGTACTACCATTCTGTGGTCGATGAGAAAGAGGCGCTCGAGGCGCTCGACCATGTTGGGCTGAAAGACCGTGCAAAGCACTTGCCGAGCGAACTTTCCGGCGGTGAGCAGCAGCGTGTGTGCATCGCTCGTGCGCTTATCAACCACCCCAAACTGATCTTGGCCGACGAACCGACTGGCAATCTGGACGAGAAGAACGAGAAGATTGTGCTCGACCTCTTCCGCGAGCTGCACGAGCAGGGCACGACCATCATCGTCGTGACGCACGATGCGTTGGTCGCTTCGTGCGCACAGCGCGAGATCATGCTCAACCACGGCGTCTTGGTCGGCGAACAGTGGAACGATGACAAGGCGCGAGAGGTTTACGAAGCGGAAGGCGGCAAACCTGCCTCCACTGGTGCCCAGGTCGAGGGCGCCCAGCAGGGCGATGCCCCAATCTCGTTCGCCAATCCGACGAAAGCCGCCAAAGTCTAG
- a CDS encoding FtsX-like permease family protein, producing MTNRQMFFRMLFSAVFRRRSRALMAVVASLVGAATLFCLAAICVAVPQQMNEEMRAYGANLIITPTQRTVAGKAVDGSKTANVADYGFNQKTVTALNETVKDAGSERSASYRYENTRINSLPFVVAGIDPHDVKALNHHWSVEGKWPSNGGVMLGRDAATKLDAKIGSVITIKYSPGKSVATTTGGSAESGQSSGSTGGNSSGHDMSNMKGMKMSATGSGSVNLAEWKSPEKTSAENADNRSGSVHLAEWKPTAPNAGGMEFRVDGIVDTGGSEDDMVYANNLDVDKLTGFERGADVVEFSVDTSDAGLSSLVGSVNKTASLNAKAQKVTKITSSNVHIITMLQTLFWIVTVVVLVLTLVGVGTTISSIVSQRRNEIGLRKALGASSRNIAVEFTVEAALYGLIGGLFGTAIGYVLARALSASVFGQKLSLNWPLALASVLVSMLVAVLASLPPVRNAVRIDPAVVLQEE from the coding sequence ATGACAAATCGACAGATGTTCTTCCGTATGCTGTTCAGCGCTGTGTTTCGGCGGCGCTCGCGGGCGTTGATGGCTGTGGTCGCTTCGCTGGTAGGCGCGGCAACGCTGTTCTGCTTGGCTGCCATCTGCGTGGCGGTGCCACAACAGATGAACGAGGAGATGCGGGCTTACGGCGCCAATCTCATTATCACTCCGACGCAACGGACTGTCGCCGGTAAGGCCGTTGACGGTTCCAAGACCGCGAATGTCGCGGATTACGGGTTCAATCAGAAAACCGTGACGGCGCTGAACGAGACGGTCAAAGACGCCGGTTCTGAACGCTCGGCTTCGTATCGGTACGAAAACACGCGTATCAACTCGTTGCCGTTCGTGGTGGCGGGCATTGATCCGCACGATGTGAAGGCGCTCAACCATCACTGGAGCGTCGAGGGCAAGTGGCCATCGAACGGCGGGGTGATGCTCGGACGTGACGCGGCGACGAAGCTCGACGCCAAAATCGGCTCGGTTATCACCATCAAATACAGCCCCGGTAAAAGCGTGGCTACCACGACTGGCGGAAGCGCAGAATCGGGCCAATCCTCGGGATCTACAGGCGGCAATTCTTCCGGACATGACATGTCGAATATGAAAGGCATGAAAATGTCTGCCACGGGTTCCGGTTCCGTCAATCTTGCGGAATGGAAATCGCCTGAAAAGACTAGCGCAGAGAATGCCGATAATCGTTCCGGTTCTGTTCACCTGGCCGAGTGGAAGCCCACCGCTCCCAACGCAGGCGGCATGGAATTCCGCGTGGACGGCATCGTCGACACCGGCGGCAGCGAAGACGATATGGTCTACGCCAACAACCTCGACGTTGATAAGCTCACCGGCTTTGAGCGTGGGGCGGATGTGGTCGAATTCTCGGTCGATACGTCGGATGCGGGTCTGAGCAGTCTCGTAGGCAGTGTCAACAAGACGGCCTCGCTCAACGCCAAGGCACAGAAGGTCACGAAAATCACTTCGTCCAACGTCCACATCATCACGATGCTGCAGACCTTGTTCTGGATCGTGACGGTTGTTGTGCTCGTGCTGACGCTCGTCGGCGTCGGGACCACGATTTCGTCCATCGTCTCTCAGCGTCGCAATGAAATCGGCCTGCGCAAGGCGCTTGGAGCTTCATCGCGGAACATAGCGGTGGAATTCACCGTTGAAGCGGCACTTTACGGGCTGATTGGTGGATTATTCGGCACAGCTATCGGCTATGTGCTCGCGCGCGCGTTGAGCGCTTCCGTTTTCGGGCAGAAGCTTTCTCTCAACTGGCCGTTGGCGCTCGCCTCCGTGCTGGTCAGCATGCTGGTCGCGGTGCTCGCCTCGTTGCCGCCGGTGCGCAACGCGGTGCGGATCGATCCGGCCGTCGTGCTGCAGGAAGAATGA
- a CDS encoding FtsX-like permease family protein, whose protein sequence is MFLLRMVFRSFSRQLKRRLLIAVTVCLSATICVAMLGVVFDVGDKLNAELSTYGSNIVVKPKADAVVSDLYNTADAGNGDEAADPTSFLKESDVPSIKTTFWAFNITDFAPELNVNATIDGRNVPVTGTWFNKKVPLATGQSVVAGVKGMRSWWKVDGAWAKDGSGATGTGKVVAAADTNQATVVQGMMGKDLANATHTKVGQTVTISKATADGQHRSQRVRIVGIFDSGDNDANGLYIPSWSAQRLSDLPDSIDKIEVKALTTPENDLARKAEKDPAALSQEEWETWYCTAYPSSIAYQIEEVMPGAVAKQVRQVAALQGDVLHKTQAVMILMTALSLIAAAIAVANLMASSIGERGSELALLKAIGATDGAVSRLMLTETAVISLIGGLVGAGLGSLLAQVIGHVVFGSGVVMRPMVFVLVFVLLAVTILIASFSSIRSILHLRPAEVLHGR, encoded by the coding sequence ATGTTCCTGTTACGAATGGTGTTTCGCTCGTTTTCGCGGCAGCTCAAGCGGCGGTTGCTCATTGCGGTGACCGTGTGCCTGTCGGCCACGATTTGCGTGGCGATGCTTGGTGTCGTCTTCGACGTGGGCGACAAGCTCAACGCCGAACTGTCGACGTACGGCTCCAATATTGTCGTCAAGCCCAAAGCCGATGCGGTGGTGTCTGATTTATACAATACTGCGGACGCCGGCAATGGCGACGAAGCTGCGGATCCGACTTCGTTCCTCAAGGAATCGGACGTGCCCAGCATCAAAACGACGTTCTGGGCGTTCAACATTACCGATTTTGCGCCGGAACTCAACGTGAACGCCACGATTGACGGGCGCAATGTGCCGGTGACGGGAACGTGGTTCAACAAGAAAGTGCCATTGGCGACGGGCCAAAGTGTGGTCGCCGGAGTCAAGGGCATGCGCTCATGGTGGAAGGTCGACGGGGCTTGGGCCAAGGATGGTTCTGGGGCAACGGGCACTGGCAAGGTCGTTGCAGCGGCTGATACCAATCAAGCTACCGTCGTGCAAGGCATGATGGGCAAGGACCTGGCGAATGCCACCCATACCAAAGTCGGGCAGACCGTTACGATTTCCAAGGCGACGGCCGACGGGCAACACCGCAGCCAACGCGTGCGGATTGTCGGGATTTTCGATTCCGGCGACAACGATGCCAATGGTCTTTATATTCCTTCGTGGTCGGCGCAACGGCTTTCCGATTTGCCGGATTCCATCGACAAAATCGAGGTCAAGGCGCTCACGACCCCTGAAAACGATTTGGCGCGCAAGGCAGAGAAGGACCCGGCGGCGCTGAGCCAGGAGGAGTGGGAGACTTGGTATTGTACGGCTTATCCGTCTTCGATCGCCTATCAGATCGAGGAGGTCATGCCAGGAGCCGTGGCCAAGCAGGTACGGCAGGTGGCGGCCTTGCAGGGCGACGTGCTGCATAAGACACAAGCGGTGATGATCCTGATGACTGCGTTGAGCCTTATCGCGGCCGCCATCGCCGTGGCCAATCTTATGGCATCGTCGATTGGCGAGCGTGGTTCGGAACTTGCGCTGCTCAAAGCCATCGGTGCCACGGACGGCGCGGTTTCGAGGCTGATGCTTACCGAAACGGCGGTGATTTCGCTGATCGGCGGGCTGGTCGGCGCTGGGCTTGGCTCCTTGCTTGCACAAGTCATCGGACATGTCGTTTTCGGTTCGGGAGTAGTGATGCGACCGATGGTGTTTGTGCTGGTGTTCGTGTTGCTGGCCGTGACCATTCTGATCGCATCGTTCTCCTCGATTCGCTCGATTCTGCATTTGCGTCCGGCGGAGGTGCTCCATGGAAGGTAA